One Acidobacteriota bacterium genomic region harbors:
- a CDS encoding ABC transporter permease yields MTNFLQDLRFAFRLLTKNPGFSAVALLTLAIGIGANSAIFSLTDQILLKPLPIENPDRLVVLRSPGPKRGLVWSDGDSSASFSYPLYRRLAERSPHVAQLMGRFQIPLSVAFQGQAERAEGALVSGNFFQALEINPVAGRLFAPSDDVNTGAHPLAVLSHGYWKRRFDSSQDIINQTILVNDHSLTVIGVAGEGFQGVQVGQSIDLWIPLAMKPQMTPNQDWTEEWNAYWLAIVGKLEEGMPAEKAQAALTSIYRPLLEEQLSVMSSPYSGEAKDRFLQKPLEVISAPNGRPIIQRSTETPLLLLNGIVALVLLIACANVANLLVARGITRRREIALRLALGGSRGRLMRQLLVESLLLALGGAGLGLLLAWWTSQSLISALSENLGLEGLSGSLNWRLLGFTAAVAIFTGLLFGLLPALRSSRTDLASSLKEQVGKGSSSKSHLRFRKVLVTAQIALTLGLLLTAGLLARSFYNLRTTDLGLNPEQVLQFSVAPELNGYDPPRTAEFVDRTRRSISGLPGVVAASAAVIPVLADSTSASNITVEDYQPQEEEDMNVVQNWVTPDFFTVMGLRLLSGRPIEERDGGESPKVAVINETMARRYFEDGQAVGRRFAFGAGDRIVPDIEIVGVVNDSKHTSVDEEERPLVYLPATQFEHLGSLTFYVRTAGDPAQLAPVLRNQVREIDPNLPIYRVRTFETQIAQSTSTQQMLMVLSGSFGAIAALLAAIGLSGVMAYNVARRTREIGIRMALGAHRGDVLWMVLREVGVLTLIGVAIGLPGAYGLSLLAESVMFQVQPGDPLLMILAVLLMGSVALLSGFLPARRASRVNPVVALRTE; encoded by the coding sequence GTGACGAATTTCCTGCAAGACTTGCGCTTTGCCTTTCGGCTCTTGACGAAGAACCCCGGATTCTCGGCGGTGGCACTGCTGACGTTGGCGATCGGTATCGGCGCCAACTCGGCCATTTTCTCGCTCACTGATCAGATCCTTTTAAAACCCCTTCCCATCGAAAATCCCGACAGGCTGGTGGTGCTGCGTTCGCCCGGACCTAAGCGAGGCCTGGTGTGGAGCGATGGGGACTCCTCCGCCTCCTTCTCCTATCCTCTCTACCGCCGCCTGGCCGAACGCAGCCCGCACGTCGCCCAGTTGATGGGACGCTTTCAGATTCCACTCAGCGTGGCCTTTCAAGGTCAGGCGGAAAGGGCTGAAGGAGCGCTGGTGTCGGGAAACTTCTTCCAGGCTCTCGAGATCAATCCGGTCGCCGGCCGCCTTTTCGCACCCTCCGACGACGTCAATACCGGCGCCCATCCGCTGGCGGTCCTCAGCCACGGTTATTGGAAGCGCCGTTTCGACAGCAGTCAGGACATCATCAACCAGACCATATTGGTCAACGACCATTCCCTGACCGTCATCGGGGTGGCCGGGGAGGGCTTCCAGGGCGTTCAGGTGGGGCAGAGCATCGATCTGTGGATTCCCTTGGCCATGAAGCCTCAGATGACGCCCAACCAGGACTGGACCGAGGAATGGAATGCCTATTGGCTTGCCATCGTGGGCAAGCTGGAAGAGGGGATGCCGGCCGAGAAAGCGCAGGCGGCCCTGACCTCCATCTACCGTCCTCTGCTGGAGGAGCAGCTCAGTGTGATGAGTTCGCCCTACAGCGGCGAGGCCAAGGACCGTTTCTTGCAGAAGCCCCTTGAAGTGATTTCTGCTCCCAATGGACGCCCCATCATCCAGCGCAGCACCGAAACGCCCCTCTTGCTGCTCAACGGCATTGTCGCCCTGGTCCTCTTGATCGCCTGCGCCAACGTGGCCAACCTGCTGGTGGCCCGCGGAATCACCCGCCGCCGCGAAATCGCCCTGCGCCTGGCCCTGGGAGGGTCGAGGGGACGGCTGATGCGGCAGTTGCTGGTGGAAAGCCTGCTGCTGGCCCTGGGCGGCGCCGGATTGGGCCTTCTGTTGGCCTGGTGGACGTCGCAGAGCCTGATCTCGGCCTTGTCTGAAAACCTCGGATTGGAAGGCCTTAGCGGCAGCCTCAACTGGCGCCTGCTGGGCTTTACCGCCGCCGTGGCCATCTTCACGGGGCTGCTTTTCGGGCTCCTGCCGGCCCTCCGCTCGTCACGCACCGACTTGGCTTCATCTCTCAAGGAACAGGTGGGCAAGGGCAGTTCCAGCAAGTCCCACCTGCGCTTCCGCAAGGTCCTGGTCACCGCCCAGATCGCGCTGACGCTGGGGTTGCTGCTGACCGCGGGACTGCTGGCCCGCAGCTTCTACAACCTGAGGACGACCGACCTGGGACTGAACCCGGAGCAGGTGCTGCAGTTTTCAGTGGCGCCTGAACTGAACGGCTACGATCCGCCGCGGACCGCTGAGTTCGTGGACCGCACGCGCCGCTCCATCAGCGGATTGCCGGGAGTGGTGGCCGCCAGCGCCGCCGTGATTCCAGTGCTGGCTGACTCCACCTCGGCTTCCAACATCACCGTCGAGGACTACCAGCCGCAGGAAGAAGAGGACATGAACGTGGTCCAGAACTGGGTCACGCCCGACTTCTTCACCGTCATGGGCCTGCGGCTCCTCTCCGGACGTCCCATCGAGGAGCGCGACGGCGGAGAGAGCCCCAAGGTGGCGGTGATCAACGAGACCATGGCCCGGCGTTATTTCGAGGACGGGCAAGCCGTAGGCCGGCGTTTCGCCTTCGGTGCGGGGGACCGGATCGTCCCCGACATCGAAATCGTGGGCGTGGTCAACGACAGCAAGCACACCTCGGTCGACGAAGAAGAGCGTCCTCTTGTCTACCTGCCCGCCACCCAGTTCGAGCATCTGGGCAGCCTGACTTTTTACGTACGCACCGCCGGTGACCCCGCACAACTGGCCCCTGTGCTGCGAAACCAGGTGCGCGAGATCGATCCCAACCTGCCCATCTACCGCGTCAGAACTTTTGAAACGCAGATCGCCCAGTCCACCTCTACCCAGCAGATGCTGATGGTCCTCTCAGGCAGCTTCGGCGCGATTGCCGCGTTGCTGGCCGCCATCGGACTCTCGGGCGTGATGGCCTATAACGTGGCCCGGCGCACCCGTGAGATCGGCATCCGCATGGCCTTGGGAGCGCACCGGGGGGACGTGCTCTGGATGGTGCTGCGCGAAGTCGGCGTCCTCACCCTGATCGGCGTGGCTATCGGCCTGCCGGGAGCCTACGGTCTCTCTCTGCTGGCCGAATCGGTGATGTTTCAGGTCCAGCCCGGAGATCCGCTGCTCATGATTCTGGCGGTCCTTCTGATGGGGAGCGTGGCTCTGCTTTCGGGCTTCCTGCCGGCCCGCCGCGCCTCCCGCGTCAACCCCGTGGTTGCGCTGCGTACGGAATAG
- a CDS encoding helix-turn-helix domain-containing protein, which translates to MGGFQYREAGAPIGLEEAVECVWFLAAERSGQMRGQRVLPDGFLEIVFHLADPCQRFSGGRYQVQPRALLVGPMTQHATIRPMGRVDMVGIRLKPAGAAALLDVPLDKVRDRTLAAEDLKGAFPGALLERLGNEPAQEGRLKLMEQALLRACTMEKVDTRTSALCHQIRLHAGGLSVERMTQLSGLSARTLERLFKTQVGLPPKLFCRILRLQAVIRSAASHSPSSLRDAALDAGYYDQAHFLKDFKSFAGVPPGTFFGLEENRLSQALCPPMAAHKGP; encoded by the coding sequence ATGGGAGGCTTTCAATACCGGGAAGCAGGGGCCCCAATAGGCTTGGAAGAGGCGGTGGAGTGCGTTTGGTTTTTGGCGGCGGAGAGGTCGGGGCAGATGCGGGGGCAGAGGGTGCTGCCTGATGGGTTCTTGGAGATCGTTTTTCATCTGGCCGATCCATGCCAGCGGTTCAGCGGCGGACGATATCAAGTTCAGCCCAGGGCGCTTTTGGTGGGGCCGATGACGCAGCACGCCACGATTCGTCCCATGGGGCGGGTAGACATGGTCGGCATCCGCCTCAAGCCCGCCGGAGCCGCGGCCCTGCTCGACGTACCGCTGGACAAGGTGCGCGACAGGACCCTTGCGGCAGAGGATCTGAAAGGTGCTTTCCCCGGAGCTCTCCTGGAAAGGCTCGGCAACGAGCCTGCTCAAGAGGGACGCCTCAAGCTGATGGAGCAAGCCCTCTTGCGTGCCTGCACTATGGAGAAGGTCGATACAAGGACAAGCGCGCTGTGCCACCAGATCAGGTTGCACGCAGGAGGCCTCTCGGTGGAACGGATGACCCAGCTCAGCGGCCTCTCGGCCCGTACTCTGGAGCGCCTGTTCAAGACCCAGGTCGGTTTGCCGCCCAAGCTCTTCTGCCGCATCCTGCGCCTGCAAGCGGTCATCCGCTCGGCCGCCTCTCACAGCCCCTCTTCGTTGCGCGATGCGGCCCTCGACGCCGGCTACTACGACCAGGCCCATTTCCTCAAGGATTTCAAGTCCTTCGCCGGCGTCCCGCCCGGCACCTTCTTCGGCCTGGAAGAGAACCGCCTCTCCCAAGCCTTGTGCCCGCCCATGGCCGCCCACAAGGGGCCATAA
- a CDS encoding DUF6265 family protein, which produces MKKILTLTVWAALWVAAGGWTTSGEEEGTFQLDDLAFLSGCWKGSFGNGGVMEEFYTSPSKNLMLGTTRYLRDDAAVQFEFTRIMKTAEGILMTPYPNGKPSSDSFRLTSLKEQEAIFEAPEHDYPKRIIYRANPDGSRTARIDGGPEDSGGQEWRLQSFECIGPQE; this is translated from the coding sequence GTGAAGAAGATCTTGACGCTGACGGTGTGGGCCGCGCTCTGGGTGGCGGCCGGGGGTTGGACGACTAGCGGAGAAGAGGAAGGCACATTTCAACTCGACGACTTGGCCTTTCTCTCCGGATGCTGGAAAGGCAGTTTCGGAAACGGAGGCGTGATGGAAGAGTTCTACACCTCGCCCTCCAAGAACCTGATGCTTGGCACCACCCGCTATCTGCGCGACGACGCGGCCGTGCAGTTCGAGTTCACCCGCATCATGAAAACAGCCGAAGGCATCCTGATGACTCCCTATCCCAACGGCAAGCCTTCCAGCGATTCCTTCCGCTTGACCTCCTTGAAAGAGCAAGAGGCCATCTTCGAAGCCCCCGAGCACGACTATCCCAAGCGCATCATCTACCGCGCCAACCCCGACGGTTCCCGCACGGCCCGCATCGACGGCGGACCCGAGGACAGCGGCGGACAGGAATGGCGCCTGCAGTCCTTTGAATGCATCGGCCCTCAAGAGTAG